One region of Thiomonas intermedia genomic DNA includes:
- the glnE gene encoding bifunctional [glutamate--ammonia ligase]-adenylyl-L-tyrosine phosphorylase/[glutamate--ammonia-ligase] adenylyltransferase yields the protein MELSQFSRFYRRHVGRFDDVLACWPPDIPTRRELDASIATLMRQGAALPAALRRVRNALMLRLIEADLAGAPLEAVCIGISDLAESVVAAGLGAAHAELQARFGVPRTATGDEAQFLVVGMGKLGGRELNVSSDIDLVFVYDDDGETDGAVSLSNQEYFGRVVRAFVPLLSDVTGDGFVFRVDTRLRPNGDSGPPVVSLAMLEEYFLVQGREWERFAWLKSRVVSPLQTPAALQAAQSLAAVVEPFVWRRYLDFGMLEALRALHRQIRAEATKRAAARPDKANDVKLGRGGIREIEFTVQLLQVVRGGRMPQIRERATLPALQLLVAQGLLQADAAERLASSYRFLRRLEHRIQYLDDAQTHSLPADDADLHALAWAMGFVDDDAQRRGACPKGCKLLRELDSVREFVASEFDALLHNGPQCTGCSKPPENLDAVRHRLAKAGLAQDAIVARLKALETSPRYTALSDMGRLRLLRVLDRAIGMAAERPSAEICLSRVIDLLEAIGRRETYLAFFAEQPAALARLCAVLETSAWATDYIKRHPAVVDELIAPPSERFNAQEYRQGLLQQQVRALESARWDAGEGMDLLRQGFHAEMFRTLSRDLAGLIKVEQVADELSALADATVQLALEWCWRELPQKHREQPAFAVIAYGKLGGKELGYGSDLDIVFLYDDKADEAQDIYAAFARKLVWWLTAHTAAGRLFEIDTRLRPNGNAGLLVTSLEAFDAYQRGRGSNTAWTWEHQALTRARCCAGDLAIGVRFEAIRTAVLTTPREVQALRTEILAMRQKVADGHPNRSAQFDVKHDPGGMVDVEFAVQFLVLAHAADYPQLTADLGNIALLGMAETLGLLPAGVGRPSADAYRELRRIQHRERLAGADAARVAADSLQPERAAVHALTRAVFGAEGSQP from the coding sequence ATGGAGTTGTCGCAGTTTTCCCGCTTTTATCGTCGCCATGTCGGCCGGTTCGACGATGTGCTGGCCTGCTGGCCGCCCGACATTCCGACACGGCGGGAACTCGATGCGTCGATCGCCACGCTGATGCGGCAAGGCGCTGCGCTGCCCGCCGCGCTGCGCCGGGTGCGCAATGCCTTGATGCTGCGGCTGATCGAGGCCGATCTGGCCGGGGCGCCGCTGGAGGCGGTCTGCATCGGCATCAGCGACCTGGCCGAAAGCGTGGTGGCGGCGGGGCTGGGTGCGGCGCATGCCGAGCTGCAGGCGCGCTTCGGCGTGCCGCGTACCGCCACAGGCGACGAGGCGCAGTTTCTGGTGGTGGGCATGGGCAAGCTCGGCGGACGCGAGCTCAATGTCTCGTCCGACATCGATCTGGTCTTCGTGTACGACGACGATGGCGAGACCGACGGCGCCGTCAGCCTGAGCAATCAAGAGTATTTCGGTCGCGTGGTGCGCGCCTTCGTGCCGCTGCTGTCCGACGTCACCGGCGACGGCTTCGTGTTCCGGGTCGACACCCGGCTGCGTCCCAACGGCGACAGCGGCCCGCCCGTCGTCAGCCTGGCGATGCTGGAAGAGTATTTCCTGGTGCAGGGGCGCGAATGGGAGCGGTTTGCCTGGCTCAAGTCGCGCGTGGTGTCGCCGCTGCAGACCCCGGCGGCCCTGCAGGCCGCGCAGAGTCTGGCGGCGGTGGTCGAACCTTTCGTCTGGCGCCGCTATCTCGACTTCGGCATGCTTGAAGCCCTGCGCGCCCTGCACCGGCAGATCCGCGCCGAGGCCACCAAGCGCGCCGCGGCCCGCCCCGACAAGGCCAATGATGTGAAGCTGGGGCGTGGCGGCATCCGCGAGATCGAATTCACGGTGCAGCTCTTGCAGGTGGTGCGTGGCGGGCGCATGCCGCAGATCCGCGAGCGTGCCACCCTGCCGGCCCTGCAGCTGCTGGTGGCGCAGGGATTGCTGCAGGCCGACGCGGCCGAGCGGCTGGCGTCGAGCTATCGGTTTTTGCGTCGGCTGGAGCACCGCATCCAGTATCTCGACGATGCCCAGACGCACAGCCTGCCCGCCGACGATGCCGACCTGCACGCCCTGGCCTGGGCCATGGGTTTTGTGGACGACGACGCGCAGCGCCGCGGCGCCTGTCCCAAGGGCTGCAAGCTGCTGCGCGAGCTCGACAGCGTGCGCGAGTTCGTGGCCAGCGAGTTCGACGCGCTGCTGCACAACGGCCCGCAATGCACCGGCTGCAGCAAACCGCCGGAAAACCTGGACGCGGTGCGGCACCGGCTGGCCAAGGCAGGGTTGGCGCAGGACGCCATCGTGGCGCGGCTGAAGGCGCTCGAGACCTCGCCACGCTACACCGCGCTGAGCGATATGGGACGGCTGCGGCTGCTGCGCGTGCTCGATCGCGCCATCGGCATGGCGGCCGAGCGCCCCAGTGCGGAGATCTGCCTGAGCCGGGTCATCGACCTGCTCGAAGCCATCGGGCGGCGCGAAACCTATCTGGCCTTTTTTGCCGAGCAGCCCGCCGCGCTCGCCCGGCTGTGCGCGGTGCTGGAAACCTCGGCCTGGGCCACCGATTACATCAAGCGCCATCCGGCCGTGGTCGACGAGCTCATCGCGCCGCCCAGCGAGCGCTTCAACGCCCAGGAGTATCGGCAGGGCCTGTTGCAGCAGCAGGTTCGCGCGCTCGAATCGGCCCGCTGGGATGCCGGCGAGGGCATGGATCTGCTGCGGCAAGGCTTTCACGCCGAGATGTTCCGTACCCTGTCGCGAGATCTGGCCGGGCTCATCAAGGTCGAGCAGGTGGCCGATGAACTCTCCGCCCTGGCCGATGCCACCGTGCAACTGGCGCTGGAGTGGTGCTGGAGGGAATTGCCGCAAAAACACCGCGAACAGCCGGCATTCGCCGTCATCGCCTACGGCAAGCTCGGTGGCAAGGAGTTGGGCTACGGCAGCGATCTCGACATTGTCTTTCTATACGACGACAAGGCCGACGAAGCCCAGGACATCTACGCCGCCTTCGCCCGCAAGCTGGTGTGGTGGCTGACCGCGCATACCGCGGCGGGCCGCCTGTTCGAGATCGACACCCGGCTGCGCCCCAATGGCAACGCGGGTTTGCTGGTGACCAGCCTGGAGGCCTTCGATGCCTACCAGCGCGGGCGCGGCAGCAATACGGCCTGGACCTGGGAGCATCAGGCCCTTACCCGGGCGCGGTGCTGCGCGGGCGACCTGGCCATCGGCGTGCGCTTCGAGGCCATCCGCACCGCGGTGCTCACGACCCCGCGTGAGGTGCAGGCCCTGCGCACCGAAATCCTGGCCATGCGGCAGAAAGTGGCCGACGGCCATCCCAATCGCAGCGCGCAGTTCGATGTGAAGCACGATCCCGGAGGCATGGTCGATGTGGAATTCGCGGTCCAGTTCCTGGTGCTGGCCCACGCTGCCGACTATCCGCAGCTCACCGCCGATCTGGGCAACATCGCCCTGCTCGGCATGGCCGAGACCCTGGGCCTGCTGCCCGCCGGCGTGGGCCGACCTTCGGCCGACGCCTACCGCGAGCTGCGACGCATCCAGCACCGGGAGCGGCTGGCCGGCGCCGATGCAGCCCGCGTGGCAGCCGACAGCCTGCAGCCCGAACGCGCCGCCGTCCATGCGCTCACCCGTGCCGTGTTTGGCGCGGAAGGCTCGCAGCCGTAG